From Homoserinimonas aerilata, a single genomic window includes:
- the guaA gene encoding glutamine-hydrolyzing GMP synthase → MSETEQRPVLVVDFGAQYAQLIARRVREASVYSEIVPHTITAAEVAAKNPVGIVLSGGPSSVYEPGSPSLDKGILELGIPTLGICYGFQVMATQLGGEVAQTGRREYGATDVTITGGGGTLLAGQPEQQTTWMSHGDSVSKAPDGFEVLASSDATPVAAFASDERKLYGVQWHPEVKHSEFGQRVLENFLHTAAGIPADWNAGNVIAEQVARIRHQIGTGRVICGLSGGVDSAVAAALVHEAVGDQLTCVFVDHGLLRQDERRQVEEDYVKATGVRLITIDAEKQFLDALAGVTDPETKRKIIGREFIRTFEQAQADLVAETAADGDPVRFLVQGTLYPDVVESGGGSGTANIKSHHNVGGLPEDLQFELVEPLRALFKDEVREIGRQLGLPEVIVARQPFPGPGLGIRIIGSVDKERLEILRHADAIARAELTLAGLDNSIWQCPVVLLADVRSVGVQGDGRTYGHPIVLRPVSSEDAMTADWTRLPYDVLAKISNRITNEVKDVNRVVLDVTSKPPGTIEWE, encoded by the coding sequence ATGAGCGAGACCGAGCAGAGGCCCGTGCTGGTCGTCGACTTCGGGGCGCAGTACGCGCAGCTGATCGCGCGGCGCGTGCGTGAGGCATCCGTCTATTCGGAGATCGTGCCGCACACGATCACCGCCGCGGAGGTTGCGGCGAAGAACCCTGTGGGTATTGTGCTCAGCGGCGGCCCGTCGAGCGTGTACGAGCCCGGTTCGCCCAGCCTCGACAAGGGCATCCTCGAGCTCGGCATCCCGACCCTCGGTATTTGCTACGGCTTCCAGGTCATGGCGACGCAGCTCGGCGGCGAGGTCGCGCAGACCGGCCGACGCGAATATGGGGCGACGGATGTCACGATCACCGGCGGCGGCGGAACGCTACTGGCCGGCCAGCCCGAGCAGCAGACCACCTGGATGAGCCATGGCGACTCCGTGTCGAAGGCGCCGGACGGCTTCGAGGTTCTCGCGTCGAGCGACGCGACCCCCGTCGCCGCGTTCGCCAGCGACGAGCGCAAACTGTACGGCGTGCAGTGGCACCCCGAGGTGAAGCACTCCGAGTTCGGGCAGCGCGTGCTCGAGAACTTCCTGCACACGGCGGCGGGCATCCCGGCCGACTGGAATGCCGGCAACGTCATCGCAGAACAGGTGGCGCGCATCCGCCACCAGATCGGCACAGGTCGCGTGATCTGCGGGCTCTCCGGAGGGGTCGACTCGGCCGTCGCCGCCGCCCTCGTGCATGAGGCTGTCGGCGATCAGCTCACCTGCGTCTTCGTCGACCACGGGCTGCTGCGGCAGGATGAGCGCCGCCAGGTCGAAGAGGACTACGTGAAGGCCACCGGTGTGCGCCTCATCACCATCGATGCCGAGAAGCAGTTCCTCGACGCGCTCGCCGGGGTGACCGACCCGGAGACGAAGCGCAAGATCATCGGCCGCGAATTCATCCGCACCTTCGAGCAGGCGCAGGCCGACCTCGTCGCCGAGACCGCCGCCGACGGCGACCCGGTGCGCTTTCTCGTGCAGGGAACCCTCTACCCTGACGTCGTCGAATCGGGTGGCGGCAGCGGAACCGCCAACATCAAGAGCCACCACAATGTGGGCGGCCTGCCCGAGGACCTACAGTTTGAGCTCGTCGAGCCGCTGCGCGCCCTGTTCAAGGACGAGGTGCGCGAGATCGGTCGCCAGCTGGGCCTGCCGGAGGTCATCGTCGCCCGCCAGCCGTTCCCCGGCCCGGGCCTCGGCATCCGCATCATCGGCTCCGTGGACAAGGAACGGCTCGAAATTCTGCGCCACGCGGATGCCATCGCGCGCGCCGAACTGACCCTCGCCGGCCTCGACAACAGCATCTGGCAGTGCCCCGTCGTGCTGCTCGCCGACGTGCGCTCCGTCGGAGTGCAGGGCGACGGCCGCACCTACGGGCACCCCATCGTGCTGCGCCCCGTCTCCAGCGAAGATGCCATGACCGCTGACTGGACGCGGCTGCCCTACGACGTGCTCGCCAAGATCTCCAACCGCATCACCAACGAAGTGAAAGACGTCAACCGGGTCGTGCTCGACGTCACATCGAAGCCGCCGGGAACCATCGAGTGGGAGTGA
- a CDS encoding SURF1 family cytochrome oxidase biogenesis protein, producing MWAVARRPRWIAALLLALAIAAAFAALGQWQLERSIDRGEIVTRETETVVPLESVAEPQSPVSAASDGQRVSLSGRLVPGDYLVLSQRLNGGEFGFWVAGHLVVGGADLAVAVGWAESEADAASVVDSLVADAPAEVHLQGRYIVGEAPQETDYIAGRLDTMAPAAFVNLWPQLSDGGIYNGYLVLDSPADVGEAAAGLVAIDSHTPDPEVQINWLNIFYAAEWVVFAGFAVFLWWRLVKDAWELETAEAQAGQGEAGQGEKAQPAQLN from the coding sequence ATGTGGGCCGTCGCGCGCAGGCCGCGGTGGATCGCCGCGCTGCTGCTTGCGCTTGCCATCGCCGCCGCGTTCGCCGCGCTCGGGCAGTGGCAGTTGGAGCGCAGCATCGACCGCGGTGAGATTGTGACCCGCGAGACGGAGACGGTGGTGCCGCTCGAGTCGGTGGCCGAGCCGCAGTCGCCGGTGTCGGCCGCGAGTGACGGGCAGCGCGTGAGCCTGAGCGGGCGCCTTGTTCCGGGTGACTATCTGGTGCTGTCGCAGAGGCTCAATGGCGGCGAGTTCGGGTTCTGGGTTGCCGGCCATCTGGTCGTGGGCGGCGCAGACCTGGCGGTCGCGGTCGGCTGGGCCGAGAGCGAGGCGGATGCCGCATCCGTCGTCGACAGTCTTGTCGCGGATGCCCCGGCGGAGGTGCACCTGCAGGGTCGCTATATCGTCGGCGAGGCCCCGCAGGAGACCGACTACATCGCCGGACGCCTCGACACGATGGCGCCCGCAGCTTTTGTGAACCTGTGGCCGCAGCTCTCCGATGGCGGCATCTACAACGGCTATCTCGTGCTCGATTCGCCCGCTGATGTCGGCGAGGCGGCGGCCGGGCTGGTGGCGATCGATTCGCACACTCCCGACCCTGAGGTGCAGATCAACTGGCTGAACATCTTCTATGCCGCCGAGTGGGTGGTGTTCGCGGGCTTCGCCGTGTTCCTGTGGTGGCGTCTGGTGAAGGATGCGTGGGAGCTGGAGACGGCAGAGGCTCAGGCCGGGCAGGGCGAGGCCGGGCAGGGCGAGAAGGCCCAGCCGGCCCAACTAAACTAG
- a CDS encoding DUF3817 domain-containing protein encodes MLPGPRPSDIPRIRKTLSVYKVSSYITGTFLLLLCLMMVTRYGFGVDIEMGGPDGFLALTPKDLITGVNLSTVILIVHGWFYVLYVGCDFVLWRLMRFSFGRFLFIALGGIIPLLSFFLERSVPRRVEAALAEISQTEGASV; translated from the coding sequence ATGCTTCCCGGCCCTCGCCCCTCAGATATTCCGCGCATCCGCAAGACGCTCTCTGTCTACAAGGTCTCGTCGTACATCACCGGCACGTTCCTGCTGCTGCTGTGCCTGATGATGGTGACCCGTTACGGGTTCGGCGTCGACATCGAGATGGGCGGGCCTGACGGTTTTCTGGCGCTCACGCCGAAGGATCTGATCACGGGTGTGAACCTGTCGACGGTCATCCTCATCGTGCACGGCTGGTTCTATGTTCTGTATGTGGGCTGCGATTTCGTGCTGTGGCGGCTGATGCGTTTCTCGTTCGGGCGCTTCCTGTTCATCGCGCTGGGTGGCATCATTCCTCTGCTGTCGTTCTTCTTGGAGCGCAGCGTGCCGAGGCGGGTCGAGGCCGCACTGGCCGAGATTTCGCAGACCGAAGGGGCAAGCGTATGA
- a CDS encoding glycerol-3-phosphate dehydrogenase/oxidase, translating into MSRSQVSHSTRLGAEERAAAVEALKTRELDILVIGGGIVGAGSALDAVTRGLSVGMVEARDWGSGTSSRSSKLVHGGIRYLEQLDFRLVREALTERGLLLQRIAPHLVKPVRFMYPLTKPVIERLYVGAGMLLYDLFSYSGGRPPGVPHHRHFSRRQVMRAIPSLKKDALVGGITYYDAQVDDARYVSSLARTAASYGAKVASRVRVEGFVKVGQRVVGVNAHDLQTGERFEIRARQVVNATGVWTDDTQAMVGERGQFKVRASKGVHLVVPRDRFQSKVGLLLRTEKSVLFVIPWGRHWLIGTTDTKWDLDKAHPAATAADIDYLLEHVNRVLAVPLTRDDVEGVFAGLRPLLAGESDETSKLSREHIVTHTVPGLVVVAGGKWTTYRVMAKDAIDAASAALDGRVPPSTTENIALLGAEGYQAAWNKRSKIARAFGVHKVRIEHLLNRYGTLTDELLDIIRQNPSLNTALPGADDYLEAEVVYAASHEGALHLDDVLARRTRISIEAWDRGVSAAPVAARLMAGVLGWDEERTDSEISHYLARVAAELASQTQPDDESADRVRLEAPDIGSR; encoded by the coding sequence ATGTCCCGCTCGCAGGTTTCCCATTCGACCAGGCTGGGGGCCGAGGAGCGGGCTGCGGCCGTCGAGGCGCTGAAGACGCGTGAGCTCGACATCCTTGTCATCGGCGGCGGCATCGTCGGAGCGGGCAGCGCGCTCGACGCGGTCACGCGCGGCCTGAGCGTCGGCATGGTGGAGGCCCGCGACTGGGGTTCTGGCACGTCGAGCCGCTCCTCGAAGCTCGTGCACGGCGGCATCCGGTATCTGGAACAGCTCGACTTCAGGCTTGTACGCGAGGCGCTCACGGAGCGCGGGCTGCTGCTGCAGCGCATCGCCCCGCACCTGGTGAAGCCGGTGCGCTTCATGTACCCGCTCACGAAGCCCGTCATCGAGCGGCTCTATGTGGGCGCCGGCATGCTGCTTTACGACCTGTTCAGCTATTCGGGTGGGCGCCCGCCAGGGGTGCCGCACCACAGACACTTCTCGCGCCGGCAGGTTATGCGCGCCATCCCGAGCCTGAAGAAGGATGCGCTCGTCGGCGGCATCACCTACTACGACGCGCAGGTCGATGACGCGCGCTACGTGTCGAGTCTCGCCCGCACCGCCGCCTCCTACGGCGCGAAGGTCGCCAGCCGCGTGCGCGTGGAGGGCTTCGTCAAGGTCGGCCAGCGGGTCGTCGGCGTGAACGCGCACGACCTGCAGACGGGTGAGCGTTTCGAGATCCGCGCCAGGCAGGTCGTCAACGCGACAGGCGTGTGGACGGATGACACGCAGGCGATGGTGGGCGAGCGCGGCCAGTTCAAGGTGCGCGCGTCGAAGGGCGTGCACCTGGTGGTGCCGCGCGACCGCTTCCAGTCGAAGGTGGGCCTGCTGCTGCGCACCGAGAAGAGCGTGCTGTTCGTCATCCCGTGGGGCCGGCACTGGCTCATCGGCACGACCGACACGAAGTGGGATCTCGACAAGGCGCACCCCGCCGCGACGGCCGCCGACATCGACTACCTGCTTGAGCACGTCAACCGGGTGCTCGCCGTTCCGCTCACCCGCGATGACGTCGAGGGTGTGTTTGCGGGCCTGCGGCCGCTGCTGGCGGGCGAATCGGATGAGACGTCCAAGCTGTCGCGCGAGCACATCGTCACGCACACCGTGCCAGGCCTCGTCGTCGTGGCGGGCGGCAAGTGGACCACCTACCGGGTGATGGCGAAGGATGCGATCGATGCGGCATCCGCGGCCCTCGACGGGCGTGTGCCGCCCAGCACGACCGAGAACATCGCGCTGCTCGGGGCGGAGGGCTACCAGGCCGCCTGGAACAAGCGCAGCAAGATCGCCCGCGCCTTCGGCGTGCACAAGGTGCGCATCGAGCACCTGCTGAATCGTTACGGCACGCTCACCGACGAACTGCTTGACATCATCCGGCAGAACCCATCGCTGAACACGGCGCTGCCCGGTGCCGACGACTACCTGGAGGCGGAGGTCGTGTACGCGGCCTCGCATGAGGGCGCTCTGCACCTGGACGACGTGCTCGCCCGGCGCACCCGCATCTCGATCGAGGCGTGGGATCGGGGCGTGTCGGCGGCCCCCGTTGCGGCCCGTCTCATGGCGGGTGTGCTCGGCTGGGACGAGGAACGCACCGACAGCGAGATCAGCCATTACCTGGCCCGCGTGGCTGCGGAGCTCGCCAGCCAGACGCAGCCCGACGACGAATCCGCCGACCGGGTGCGCCTGGAGGCCCCCGACATCGGCAGCCGCTAG
- a CDS encoding FAD-dependent oxidoreductase, with protein MTLADLAMPALRDSRLDGLPVAIIGAGPIGLAAAAQLHERGIDFVVYEAGATVASSMASWGHIRLFSPWEFLIDPAARRILVTTGWQEPETARLPTGSELVESYLLPLAATDALAPHIVTGATVEAVSRQGMDRTRSTGRDSTPFVLRMLHADGTHDEVLARAVIDASGTYATPNSLGSSGLDPLGLPAVADRVSHALPDVLGTDRMRFAGRHVTVVGAGHSAANTLLNLAELARQEPGTSVTWAIRNRSAVRVLGSADDELQARASLGARVQQLVEAGEITVIDRFEIASLEDAAGRIRVIGTRDGNHFETDVIVNAAGFRPNLDLLREIRLNLDDIVEAPRALAPLIDPNVHSCGTVEPHGFAELQQPEPNFFIAGMKSYGRAPTFLLATGYEQVRSIAAWLAGDETSARAVQLTLPATGVCSTSSTAGCC; from the coding sequence ATGACACTTGCCGACCTGGCCATGCCGGCATTGCGCGACTCTCGGCTCGACGGTCTTCCCGTCGCCATCATCGGCGCCGGCCCGATCGGGCTGGCCGCGGCGGCACAACTTCACGAGCGCGGCATCGACTTCGTCGTCTACGAAGCGGGCGCAACCGTGGCAAGCAGCATGGCATCCTGGGGGCACATCAGGCTGTTCTCGCCGTGGGAGTTCCTGATCGACCCGGCCGCGCGCCGCATCCTCGTCACCACCGGCTGGCAGGAGCCCGAGACCGCGCGCCTACCCACCGGCTCCGAACTCGTCGAAAGCTACTTGCTACCCCTGGCGGCAACGGATGCTCTCGCACCCCACATTGTGACCGGCGCGACGGTCGAGGCGGTCAGCCGTCAGGGCATGGACCGCACCCGCTCCACCGGCCGCGATTCCACCCCCTTCGTGCTGCGGATGCTGCACGCCGACGGCACACACGACGAAGTTCTCGCCCGCGCGGTCATCGATGCCTCTGGTACCTACGCCACCCCGAACAGCCTCGGTTCGAGCGGGCTCGACCCGCTCGGGCTCCCCGCGGTGGCCGACCGTGTCAGCCACGCACTCCCCGATGTTCTCGGCACCGACCGGATGCGATTCGCCGGTAGACACGTCACCGTCGTCGGCGCCGGGCATTCGGCCGCGAACACCCTCCTCAACCTGGCCGAGCTGGCCCGTCAGGAACCCGGCACCAGCGTCACGTGGGCCATCCGCAACCGTTCCGCCGTTCGCGTGCTCGGCTCGGCCGACGACGAGCTGCAGGCGCGCGCCTCCCTCGGTGCCCGGGTTCAGCAGCTGGTCGAGGCTGGCGAGATCACGGTCATCGACCGCTTCGAGATCGCGAGCCTCGAGGATGCAGCGGGACGCATCCGCGTCATCGGCACTCGCGACGGCAACCACTTCGAGACTGACGTGATCGTCAACGCCGCCGGGTTCCGTCCCAACCTCGACCTGCTGCGTGAGATCCGGCTCAACCTCGACGACATCGTCGAGGCACCGCGCGCGCTCGCGCCGCTGATCGACCCCAATGTGCACAGTTGCGGCACCGTCGAACCGCACGGTTTCGCCGAACTTCAGCAGCCCGAGCCGAACTTCTTCATCGCCGGGATGAAGAGCTACGGTCGCGCCCCCACCTTCCTGCTCGCCACCGGGTACGAGCAGGTGCGGTCCATCGCCGCCTGGCTCGCCGGCGACGAGACATCCGCCCGCGCAGTTCAGCTCACTCTTCCCGCCACCGGCGTCTGCTCGACGAGCAGTACCGCCGGATGCTGCTGA
- a CDS encoding ArsR/SmtB family transcription factor yields the protein MTSFTPTPVTEAAACCAPLTRETLNAEQADDLARSLKALADPTRLRLISIVAASEGEEACVCDLTEPVGLGQSTVSHHLKILMDAGFLTRSKRGTWAYYRLVPGSLDSISRLLVTA from the coding sequence ATGACCTCGTTCACGCCCACGCCCGTCACCGAGGCGGCAGCCTGCTGCGCGCCCCTCACGCGCGAGACGCTCAACGCGGAACAGGCGGATGATCTGGCCCGGTCATTGAAGGCGCTCGCCGACCCGACACGCCTGCGACTGATCTCCATCGTGGCGGCATCCGAGGGTGAAGAGGCCTGCGTCTGCGACCTGACCGAACCGGTCGGGCTGGGCCAGTCGACGGTCTCGCACCACCTCAAGATCCTGATGGATGCCGGATTCCTCACCCGCTCCAAGCGCGGCACCTGGGCGTACTACCGGCTGGTCCCGGGCTCCCTCGACTCGATCTCGCGCCTGCTCGTCACCGCGTGA
- a CDS encoding aquaporin: MRVSRLHDRSALAHLDQRVDRRVAAEFLGSALLAAVVVGSGIAAERLSPSDVGLQLLENALATALALPVLILLFIHISGAHFNPVVSLADSALGMRSWRDTVLYIPAQILGCIGGAVLANLMFGASAVSWSAKDRLTPGTFLAEIVATAGLVLVVFVLARTGRASVIPAAVGAYIGAAYFFTASTSFANPAITIGRMFSDSFAGIAPSSSLGFIAAQLIGGGVGYALVRYFAPSPVASGA; the protein is encoded by the coding sequence ATGCGGGTCTCGAGACTGCACGATCGCTCCGCGCTCGCGCACCTCGACCAGCGGGTTGATCGCAGGGTCGCGGCCGAGTTCCTGGGGAGTGCTCTTCTCGCTGCAGTCGTGGTCGGCTCCGGCATTGCGGCCGAGCGTTTGTCGCCGAGCGATGTCGGGCTGCAACTGTTGGAGAACGCGTTGGCGACCGCCCTCGCCCTGCCGGTGCTCATCCTGCTGTTCATCCACATCAGCGGCGCCCACTTCAACCCGGTCGTGTCGCTCGCCGACTCTGCGCTCGGCATGCGCTCGTGGCGGGACACCGTCCTCTACATCCCGGCCCAGATTCTCGGATGCATCGGCGGAGCGGTGCTCGCAAACCTCATGTTCGGCGCATCCGCCGTCTCGTGGAGCGCCAAGGACCGGCTGACCCCCGGCACCTTCCTCGCCGAGATCGTGGCAACGGCAGGGCTCGTGTTGGTGGTTTTCGTGCTCGCCCGCACGGGCCGCGCATCCGTCATCCCGGCCGCCGTCGGCGCCTACATCGGGGCCGCCTATTTCTTCACCGCGTCGACCAGTTTCGCGAACCCGGCCATCACCATCGGGCGGATGTTCAGCGACAGTTTCGCAGGCATCGCACCGAGCTCATCGCTCGGCTTCATCGCCGCGCAGCTCATCGGCGGCGGTGTCGGGTACGCGCTGGTGCGCTACTTCGCGCCGTCACCTGTCGCATCCGGAGCCTGA
- a CDS encoding arsenate reductase ArsC, whose translation MTDKPTVLFVCVHNAGRSQMAAGYLAALAGDRVTVLSAGSEPKDEINPVAIAAMAEEGIDIANNAPKILTTDAVKESDVVITMGCGDVCPIFPGKRYEDWELDDPAGQGIDAVRPIRDDIKARIEGLLAELLPA comes from the coding sequence ATGACTGACAAGCCCACCGTCCTCTTCGTCTGCGTACACAATGCCGGCCGCTCGCAGATGGCCGCCGGCTACCTGGCCGCCCTCGCAGGCGACCGCGTGACCGTGCTCTCCGCCGGCTCCGAGCCGAAGGACGAGATCAACCCTGTGGCGATCGCGGCGATGGCCGAAGAGGGCATCGACATCGCCAACAACGCCCCGAAGATCCTGACGACGGATGCCGTCAAGGAGTCGGATGTCGTCATCACGATGGGCTGCGGCGATGTGTGCCCCATCTTCCCGGGCAAGCGCTACGAGGACTGGGAGCTCGACGACCCCGCCGGTCAGGGCATCGACGCGGTGCGGCCGATCCGCGACGACATCAAGGCGCGCATCGAGGGGCTGCTGGCGGAGCTACTGCCCGCCTGA